The following DNA comes from Mycolicibacterium aromaticivorans JS19b1 = JCM 16368.
CCTGAACGGTTGCTGAGCCGTTCGGCGGGATGTCAACGCCAGCATGACGTGTTCGTGCACGCTCGATGACCAACAAAAGCGAAAGGCCCCCGAGCACCGGAAATCGGTGCCGGGGGCCTTCCTGACGTGATTAACCCTTGCGGGACTTGACCGCGTCGGTCAGCTGCGGCGTGACGTTGAACAGGTCACCGACGATGCCGTAATCGGCGATCTCGAAGATCGGTGCTTCCTCGTCCTTGTTCACCGCGATGATCGTCTTGGACGTCTGCATTCCCGCGCGGTGCTGGATCGCCCCGGAGATGCCCAGCGCGATGTACAGCTGCGGCGAGACCGTCTTGCCGGTCTGGCCCACCTGGAACTGGCCCGGGTAGTAGCCGGAGTCGACGGCGGCACGCGATGCACCGACGGCGCCACCCAGCGAGTCGGCCAGTTCCTCGACCACCGAGAACTTGTCGGCACTGCCGACACCACGGCCACCGGAGACCACAACGCTGGCCTCGGTGAGCTCCGGGCGGTCGCCGGCCACGGCGGGCTCGCGCTTGGTGATCTTGGTGGCGTTCTCGGCCTGTGCAGGCACCTCGACCGTCACCTGCTCGCCGGCACCCGCTTCGGGCGCGGCGTCGACGGCACCCGGACGCAGGGTGATCACCGGGGTGTCGCCGGTGGCCTGTGCCTCGACGGTGAAGGCGCCACCGAAGATGCTGTGGACGCCCACTCCACCTTCTTTGACCTCGATGACGTCGGACAGCACACCGGCGCCGGTCCGGGCGGCCAGCCGGCCCGCGATCTCCTTGCCGTCGGCGTTGGCGGCCAGCAGCACGGCGGCCGGGGTGGCCGACTCCACCAGCGACGCCAGAACGTCGACGAACGGGGTGATGAGGTAGCCCGCGGCATCGTCCGACTCGGCGACGTAGATCTTGGCCGCACCGGCGGCCTTGAGGTCGTCGACGAGCGGCGCGGCGGTGCCTGGGGCACCGATCACGACGGCCGACGGCTCGCCAAGGGCACGGGCGGCGGTGATGAGCTCGGCGGTGACTTTCTTCACCGCACCTTCGGCGTGCTCGACGAGCACAAGTACTTCAGCCATAGCTGTTCAGCCTCTTTGTCTTTCGAATGGTCCGGGTAGCGGGATGATCTGCTAGATGATTTTCTGAGCGACCAGGTACTGGGCGATCTTGCTGCCGCCGTCGCCTTCGTCGGTGATCTTCTCGCCTGCGGTCTTCGGCGGCTTCGGCGTGGACGACAGCACCGAAGTGCCGGCGTTGGCCAGGCCGACCTCGTCGCCCTCGACGCCGATCTCGGCCAGCGTCAGGGTGGTCACTTCCTTCTTCTTCGCGGCCATGATGCCCTTGAAGGACGGGAAGCGCGGCTCGTTGATCTTCTCGTTGACGCTGATGACCGCGGGCAGTGAGGCCTCGAGGGTGAACACACCGTCGTCGGTCTCGCGCTCGCCGGTGATCTTCCCGCCCTCGACGGTCACCTTGCGCAGGTGCGTCAGCTGGGGCAGGCCGAGGTACTCGGCGATGATGGCCGGGACCGCACCGCCGGTGCCGTCGGTGGCCTCGTTGCCGGCGATGACCAGCTCGGTGCCTTCGATCGCACCCAGCGCGCGGGCCAGGGCCCAGCCGGTCTGCACCATGTCGGAGCCGTGCAAGCCGTCGTCGAGCAGGTGCACGGCCTTGTCGGCACCCATCGACAGCGCCTTGCGGATCGCCTCGGTGGCGCGCTCGGGGCCGGCGGTCAGCACGGTGACGGTGCCCGCGGCGTCGCCTTCGCGCTCCTTGATCAGAAGCGCCTCTTCAACGGCACGCTCGTTGATCTCGTCCAGCACGGCATCGGCAGCGTCGCGATCGAGCGTGTAGTCACCGTCGGACAACTTGCGCTCGGACCACGTGTCTGGGACCTGTTTGATCAGGACCACGATGTTCGTCATGAGTCTTCTACGTCCTCCTGGCAGGCGTCCTGCGGCCAGGAAAGGTCGCAAGACTTTTGGTCATTCCGCAACACACATCATGTTACCGATGGGTAACTTAGAGTGGTTCGCACGATCACCATAGCTGGTCGAAGTTTGTGTATTAGCAGCCCATCGGTACCGAGCAGTTCGCGAACCGCCAACTTCGGGTTAGCCTGCCTTGCAATGAGCGCATTCGTGACTGATGCAGGTGACAGCGGTTTGCCACTGACCGGCGAGCGGACCATCCCCGGGCTGGCGGAAGAGAACTACTGGTTTCGCCGCCACGAGGTGGTCTACCGCCGCCTGCTCGACCTTTGCGCAGGTCGTGAGGTGCTGGAAGCGGGCTGCGGGGAGGGCTATGGCGCCGACCTGATCGCCTCGGTGGCGCGCCGGGTGGTTGCGGTGGACTACGACGCGGCGACGGTGGCGCATGTGGCCGCGCGCTACCCCCGGGTCGAGGTCGTCGAAGGCAACCTCGCAGCACTGCCCCTGCCGGACGCTTCAGTTGACGTTGTGGTGAACTTCCAGGTCATAGAGCATTTGTGGGATCAGCCACAGTTCGTGGCCGAATGCGCCCGGGTGCTGCGACGCGGCGGACTGCTGCTGATGTCGACGCCGAACCGCATCACCTTCTCCCCCGGGCTGGACACCCCGGTCAACCCGTTCCACACCCGCGAACTCAACGCCGCCGAACTGACTGAGCTGCTGACCGGCGGCGGATTCCGGATGCGCTCGATGAGCGGGGTCTTTCATGGCGCGGGTCTGCTCGCGATGGACGAGCGGCACGGCGGCTCGATCATCGACGCCCAGATCGAGCGGGCACTGGCCGACGCACCGTGGTCCGACGAGCTGCTGGCCGATGTGACCGCCGTGGCGTGCGACGACTTCGATCTGCTGTCCGACACCGAGCGCGATATCGACGACAGCCTCGACCTGGTGGCGATCGCGGTGCGCGTATGAGCCAAGAACAGGTGCCCGGACAATTCACCCTCGTCCTGCACACCCACCTGCCGTGGTTGGCCCACCACGGCCGCTGGCCGGTCGGCGAGGAATGGCTCTACCAGTCCTGGGCGGCGGCCTACCTCCCGCTGATGCGGGTGTTGCGGACGCTGGCCGCCGAGGGCCGTCGCGGCGTGCTCACCCTGGGTATGACACCGGTGGTCACCGCGCAACTCGATGACCCCTACTGCCTGGACGGCATGCATCGGTGGCTGGCCAATTGGCAGCTGCGGGCGCTCGAAGCGGCCACCCTGCGCACCCCGACCGGTGCCGGTGCCGGTACCGCGACGACTCCGGAAGCGTTGCGCGAGTTCGGTATTCGCGAGTATGACGAAGCCGGGCGCGCCCTTGAGGATTTCAGCACGCTGTGGCGGCACGGCGCCAGCCCGCTGTTGCGCCAGCTGATCGACGCCGGCACCGTCGAGCTGCTGGGCGGCCCGCTCGCTCACCCGTTCCAGCCGCTGCTCAATCCGCGGCTGCGCGAATTCGCGCTACGCGAGGGCCTGGCCGACGCCGGCCAGCGCTTCGCGCACACGCCGAAAGGCATCTGGGCACCCGAATGTGCTTACGCCCCAGGCATGGAACACGACTACGCCGCCGCCGGAGTCGGACATTTCATGGTCGACGGCCCGTCGCTGCACGGCGACACCACACTGGGCCGGCCGGTCGGAACGACCGGCGTGGTGGCGTTCGGCCGCGACCTGCAGGTCAGTTACCGGGTGTGGTCGCCCAAATCGGGCTACCCCGGCCATGCCGCGTACCGCGACTTCCACACCTACGACCATCTGACCGGCCTCAAGCCCGCACGGGTCACCGGCCGTAACGTCGACTCGGACGCCAAAGCCCCCTACGACCCGCAGCGCGCAGACAACGCCATCGACACCCATGTCGCCGACTTCGTCGGAGTCGTCCGGCAGCGGTTGATCTCGGAGTCGCAGCGCATCGGCCGCCCCGCACACGTGGTGGCCGCCTTCGACACCGAACTGTTCGGGCACTGGTGGTACGAAGGCCCGATCTGGCTCGAGCGGTTGCTGCGCGCACTGCCCGAAGCCGGCGTCCGGGTCGGCACGCTCAGCGATGCACTGTCCGCAGGGTACGTCGGCACGCCCGTCGAATTACCGCCCAGCTCTTGGGGATCCGGCAAGGACTGGCAGGTCTGGGACGGCGAGCAGGTAGCCGACATCGTCGCGCTCAACACCGAGGTCGTCGACACCGCCTTGACGACCGTCGACAAGGCGCTCGCACACCGCGGGGCCGCCCCCGGCCGGGATGTCGTCGCCGACCAGATCCTGCGCGAGACGCTGCTGACGGTGTCCAGCGACTGGCCGTTCATGGTCAGCAAGGATTCCGCGGCCGACTACGCGCGCTACCGCGCACACCTGCACGCCCACGCCGCCCGGGAGATCTCCGACGCGTTGGCATCGGGACGCCGCGACGCCGCCGAACGGCTGGCCGCGGGCTGGAACCGGGCCGATGGGTTGTTCGGCGCACTCGACGCCCGGCGGCTGCCCCGATGAAGATCCTGATGGTGTCGTGGGAATACCCGCCGGTGATCATCGGCGGGCTGGGGCGTCACGTCTACCAACTGGCGACCGCGCTGGCCGCCGACGGTCACGACGTCGTGGTGCTCTCCCGGCGTCCGTCGGGCACCGATCCCAGCACGCACCCGACCACCGACGAGGTGCACGAGGGTGTGCGGGTGATCGCCGCCGCGCAGGACCCGCACGAATTCGAGTTCGGCCGCGACATGATGGCCTGGACGATGGCCATGGGCCACGCCATGATTCGCGCCGGGCTGACCTTGCGGGCCAAGGACTGGCAGCCCGACATCGTGCACGCCCACGACTGGCTGGTCGCCCACCCGGCCATCGCCCTGGCCGAATTCTTCGACGTGCCCATGGTTTCCACCGTGCACGCCACCGAGGCCGGTCGGCATTCCGGCTGGGTGTCCGGCCAGATCAGCCGCCAGGTGCACGCGGTCGAATCCTGGTTCGTCCGGGAGTCCGACTCGCTGATCGCCTGCTCGGCATCCATGGCCGACGAGATCGGTGAGCTGTTCGGCCCGGACCTGGGCGAGATAGTCGTGATTCGCAACGGAATCGATTCCAGCCGTTGGCCGTTCGCGTCTCGGCACGCCTCATCAGGCCCACCGGAGTTGTTGTACATCGGCCGACTCGAGTACGAGAAGGGCGTGCACGACGCGATCGCGGCGTTACCACGCATCCGGCGTACCCATCCGGGAACGACGTTGACGATCGCCGGCGACGGCACCCAGCAGGACTGGCTCGTGGAGGTAGCCCGAAAGCACAAGGTGCTCAAAGCCGTTCACTTTGCCGGCCGGGTCGACCACGACGAGTTGCTGCGCCTGCTGCACCGCGCCGATGCCGCGGTGCTGCCCAGCCACTACGAGCCGTTCGGCATCGCCGCGCTCGAGGCGGCCGCGGCGGGCATCCCGCTGGTCACGTCCACCGCCGGTGGTCTCGGCGAAGCCGTCATCGACGGCGAGACCGGAGTGTCCTTCCCGCCACGCGACGTCACCGCGCTGGCCGCGGCCGTGCGTCGCGTTCTGGACGATCCCGGCGCCGCGCAGCAGCGAGCCATCGCCGCGCGGGACCGGTTGACGTCCGATTTCGACTGGCACACCGTGGCGGCCGAGACCGCTCAGGTGTACCTGGCCGCCAAGCGCCACGAGCGCGATCCCCTGCCGCGCCGGCCGATCATCGAGCACGCACTGCCGGGACGCTGATGCTCACGGCGTCCAGATCAGCAGATCCTCCATGCCGTTGTTCATGGTGACGGTGGTCGGCGCCGGCCCGGTGACGTCGAAGTGGATCTTGCCTGTCGCCGTGGCGCCCTGCGGGATGGTTGCACCGCTGATGTTGGACGGTGCGGCGACCATCCACAGCACCCGATACGCCGCCTGATTCGGAGCGACGGCGTTGAACTGCGAGATGGCGGGCGTGACCGGGCCGCTGATCGCGTCGACGGTGGCGGTCGCCTCCCACAGTCGGCCCTCCACCGGATAGCCGGGCATCACGTCGCTGCTGGGTTTGAGGTCACTGACCTTCCAGCTCAACGAGACCTGGCCGACGCTGTCGGTCATCGTCAGCGGGCTGCCCAGTCTGCCGACGATGGGATAGTCGGCCGCCGCCGAAAACGGCGCGGCCGCCAGCACGATGAGTGCGCTCAACGCGATGGCCAGTAGAGCCTTGGTGGAACTGGAGATCTTCACAGTGCCCTCCCCGATGAAGACATTGAATGGACGCCTTTGGCATAACCCCGGACGAACGCCGGAAGATAGTGCCCAAAGACCCGGGGAGAGATGACTTACGCCTCTAGACGGGACGCCTTCTTGCGTTCGATGTCGGCCAGCGCCGCCGCCAGTTCGGCGCGCTGCGCGGCCGAGGTATCCCAGGCGAGCTTACGGTTCTTGACGACCTTGGCCGGCGAGCCGACGGCGATCGAGAAATCCGGGATATCACCCTTCACCACAGCGTGGGCGCCCAGGACGCAGCCCCGCCCGACCGTCGTACCGCGCAGCACGGTCACCTTCGCCGCGATCCAGGTGTCCGGCCCGATCCGCACCGGACTCTTGACGATCCCCTGATCTTTGATCGGCATCTCGATGTTGTCCATCTTGTGGTCGAAGTCGCAGACGTAGCACCAGTCGGCCATCAGCGCCGAGTCACCCAGTTCGATGTCCAGGTAGCAGTTGATGACGTTGTCGCGGCCCAGCACCACTTTGTCGCCGAACCGCAGCGAGCCCTCATGCGCGCGGATGGTGTTCTTGTCGCCGATGTGCACCCAGCGCCCGATCTCGAGTTGCGCCAGTTCGGGGGTGGCGTGGATCTCGACGTCCTTGCCGAGGAACACCATCCCGCGGGTGATGATGTGCGGATTCGCCAGCTTGAACTTCAGCAGGCGCCAGTAGCGCACCAGGTACCAGGGCGTATAGGCCCGGTTCGCGATGACCCAGCGCAGCGAGTCCCTGGTCAGGAAGCGCGCCTGCCGCGGATCCCGCAGGCGCGAACCCATCCACCGCTTGTGGAGCGGCGATCCCCACATCGTCGTCATGGCCTGAGAGCCTAGTGGAGGTCCGGGGCGGGTTACCCTCGCCTGTACTGACACAGGAGCGCGATGGCGCGATGGGAAGGTGACACGGGTGCTGCGGCGATTGCTCGCGTTGGCGTCGGCCGCGCTGGTCGTGATCGGTTTGGCTGGTTGCGGCAACACGGACTCCTGGGTGCAGTCCACCGCGGCGCACGGCTGGTCGGCCCAATACGCCGACGCCGCCAACAGCAGCTACACCGGCACGGGCGGCGCCTCGGCGCTCCGGCTGAAGTGGAGCCGCTCGGTGAAGGGCGAGCTCGGCGCGGGCGCCGCACTCGGTGACGGGAGCTACCTAGCGGCGAACGGGCAGACCGCCGGCGGCTGTTCGCTGATGGTGTGGGAGAACGACAACAACGGCAGGCAACGCTGGTGCACCCGCATGGTGCTCGGCGGCGGCTTCGCCAGCCCGCTGTTCGACCAGTTCGACAATCTGTTCATTGGCCAGCCCGGCATGATGCAGTCCTACCCGCCGACCCAGTGGATCCGCTGGCGCCAGAACGTCATCGGAATGCCCACGACTGCACGGTTTCTCGGTGGCGACCAGTTGCTTGTGGTCACCCATCTCGGGCAGGTGCTGGTGTTCGACTCCCACGCCGGTGACGTGACCGGCACCCCGGTGGATCTCGTCGAGGGCCTCGACCCGACTGATTCGGTCCGCGGGCTGGCCGATTGCGCTCGGGGAATGCCGCAGTGCCCGGTGGCCGCACCCCCTGCCTACGCCACCGCGACCCGCACCATCGTCGTGAGTCTGTGGCTGCCCGGCGCCAAGGCGTCGACGCTCGTCGGCTTGCAGTACCACCCCGGCCAGACCCCGCTGCTCACCCGCGAGTGGACGTCGGACGCCATCGCCGCCGGCGTGCTGGCCGCGCCGGTGGCGTCCGCCGACGGGACCACCGTGTACGTCACCGGCCGCGACCACAAACTGTGGGCGTTGAAGACTTCCGACGGTAAGCCGAAATGGTCTGTGCCGCTGGACTTTCTGCCTCAGACCCCGCCATCGGTGTCACCTGACGGGCTGATCGTCGTGGGCGGCGGCCCCAATACCCACCTGGTTGCGCTTAAGGACGCAGGCGACCGGGCCCAGGTTGCCTGGCGCCGCGCGGATGTCACACCGTTGTGCACGTCGAGTCGGGCCGGCAGTGTGGCCTACACGGTGGTCGCGGGCTCGCCGTCGGGACTGTCGTTGCTGGCGTTCGACCCCGCTGACGGTCACACCCTCAACAGCTATCCCCTGCCACAGGCCGATGGCTTCCCGGTGGGGGTGTCGGTCGGTCTCGATCGGCGGGTCGTGGTGGCTACCAGCGCCGGCCAGTTGTACAGCTTCGACCCGGCCTAGGTGAGCTGCAGCGGCGGGAGCGCTGTCCGCGGCACCGAGGCCGAGGTGGCCCCGGCGTCCGACGGCAGCAGCTCGCCCTGACCGAAATAGAAGATCACCGCATCGTCGGTGATGGCGAAATTCTGATAATGCGACGGGTCGAGTCCGTCGCCGGTGGCGATCACGCCGGTCAGACCGGTCTGCCGTTCGAGGTCGGCTTGCACGATCGGGAATATCGTGTTGAGAACCTTGGCGTCGGGCGGAAAGAGCGTCTCGAACGTCACCGGCTTTCGGTGCGCCACATCGTAGGTGAACGCCTTGTACCAGGTTGTCGGACGGGCGCCGCCGACGTCTTGGAAGAGTTTCAGCACCACGCTCTGGGTGGCACCCGGCGGCGGTCCTGAGGTGAATGATTCTGTGGTGACGTCCATTTCGTACGGCACATTGCGGATCGACGGCATCTGCGCGACATTGATGAATCCCTCGCGGTTTTGCGTCAGGTAGTCCAGGACGGCCTGCTCGTCGGCGTAGTCGGTGGGGAACCGCAGATCCATTGTGTAGCCGGAGGCGGCGGTGTGGACATGGCAGACATTGCCGGCCTCCATGGTTCCGCTCATGGCCGCGCAGTCGGTCGCCGCACCGGCGACCGCGATGGATTGTTCGGCGATCAGCACGCCGAAGACCAGCAGGGTGGCCAGATGGGAAATGCGCATTCGTCGACAGTCCTCGCGCTCGAAGACGGCACCGGCGCCGCTGGCCGCCAGCGTACCCGCGCTAGGTGTTTGCCGCGGACGCTCGACAGAGGAAGACAGCAGATCGCTCCCCCGCGCCGGCGCCGATCCGGGTGATCACCAGCGATAGCGAGGCGCGTCCGGCCGGCCGCAGCCGACGACGGAGTGCGTCCGGATCGACGCCGACACCGCGCACCAGGATTTCGAGCTGCCCGCAATCACGCTGTGAGAGTGCTTGGCGCAGAATCTTTTCCCGTAACGGCAGCTCGTCGAGCACTTCGAAGCCACGCACCCCGGCTGGCACGTGATCGCCACTGAGGTAGGCGATCTCCGGGTCCAGCTGCCACAACCCGTGCCGGGCCGCGTAATGGCGGACCAGTCCGGCGCGCACGATCGCCCCGTCCGGGTCGACGATCCAGCGGCCGGTGGGGCGGGTCGGGCAGTCGTCAGGGTCGGCGTCGGTGATCACCTCGCCGCGATCCAGGACGCAGGCCCGCCGGCGTACTCCGGGTGTGGCCAGCGCAGGCGACCACAGACAGGCCTCCCGCACCGAACCGCCGGCCGAGGTCACCTCGATCTCGCCTTCGAAGCCCATCTCTGCGACCGCCTCGAAATCGATTCCGGGCGCGCACTTCACGACGGTGGGGCAGCCGCGATAGACGTCGAACAGTGCGTCCAGCGGTGGCACGTAGTCGCGCGGATCGAAGCGACGACGCCCGCCCGAGCGACGCGCCGGATCGAGCAGCACCACGGCGGCGCGGCTCACCGGGTGCAGTGCATCGGCACGGCACAGCGCCACGTCCGGCACGTTGTGGCGGGCCATCGCCAGGCGCACCTCGTCGATGTCGCTGCCGACGAGCGCGGCCGCCGTGGACCGCAACGCGGCCAACTCGGTGCCGATCGAACATGTCGCGTCGTGCACCACCGCACCGGCCAGGCGGGCGGCCCGATGCCGGGCCACCGGCTCGGCGGTGGCCTGCTGCAGGGCGTCGTCGGTGAACAACCACTGCGACACCTCGCCCAGGTCCCCGAGTTTGGCGACGGCCTTGCGGCGCAACAACGTCGTTTCGACCAGCGCGGTGGCGCGCTCGGCGAACCGGTCGCGGATCGCGGTGATGTCGGCGAGCCGGGTGGAATCGGTCAGCCGATAGCCGGCGACCTCGGCCAGCGCCGCCACACCGGCGTCACTGGTGAGGTAGGTGACGTCGTCGCGCCCGAAGGTCAGGACGGCTTGACCCCGGTGATCATGACGTTGTAGTACCAGCCCTTGGGCACGACGCGCCGCCAGAGGTTGTCATCCACCCAGCTCAGGCCGATCCAGCTGTTGAAGGCGAACTTGGCGTAGCCCCAGCCCAGCTTGCCGGGTGGTACCGCGGCCTCGAACGTGCGCAGCGGCCAGCCGAGCATCGCGGCGGTGAACTCAGTGGTCGAGGTCGACACCTCGACGGCACCCGCGCTGCGGGCCATCCGCTCGAGGTCGGCGGGATCGAAGGTGTGCAGGTCGACGACCGCCTCCAGCGCGGCGGCGCGCGACGACTCGTCGAGTTCGGCCTGCGGCCGCCGCCAGCCCTGAAGGCCGGGCAGCTTGGTGGCGTTGGTGGCCACTCGCCAGGTCAGCGTCGACAGGGAGCGGGCATAGGTGTTGCCGACGCTGGTCGGCTCGCCGGCGAACACGAACCGGCCGCCCGGCTTGAGCACCCGCACGACTTCGCGCAGCGACTTCTCGACGTCGGGGATGTGGTGCAGCACGGCATGTCCGACGACGAGGTCGAACGTGTTGTCCTCGTACGGGACGCCTTCGGCGTCGGCGACCCGGCCGTCGATGTCCAGACCCAGGTTCTCCCCGTTGCGGGTAGCCACCTTGACCATGCCCGGCGACAGGTCGGTCACCGAGCCGCGTCGGGCCACGCCGGCCTGGATCAGGTTGAGCAGGAAGAAGCCACTGCCGCAGCCCAGCTCCAGCGCACGGTCATAGGGCAGCTCACGCAGCTCCTCGGGGGGCACGGTGGCGTCGAAGAGATTGCGGGCGTAGTCCACGCAGCGCTTGTCGTACGAGATCGACCATTTGTCGTCGTAGCTCTCGGCTTCCCAGTCGTGGTACAGGATCTGGGCCAGTTTGCTGTCCTTGAGCGCGGCCTCGACTTGTTCCGCGGTGGCGTGCGGTTGGGGGGCCGGGTCGATCGTCGTCATCAGGGCAGCCTAACTGCCATCGCCGGCGGAGAAGACCTGGCCGTAGCGTTGCGCCTGCTCACGGGCGTCGAGCCGGCCGTCGATGAGTGCCTTGGCACCGGCCAGTGCACTCGGCTCGGCGTCGACGAACCGGCCCGCCCACGCCGCGGCGGCGTCGAAGACGTGATCGGGGGCCACCATCTCGTCGATGAGTCCGAGCGCCAGTGATTCCTTGGCGTCGACGAACCGGCCGCTGAACGCCAGTTCCTTGGCCCGCGCCGGCCCGATCGCGCCGGCCAGCCGCTCGGCTCCACCGCCGCCGGGGACCAGCCCGGCCAGGATCTCGGTGGCGCCGAGTTTGACGTTGTCACCGCTGACCCGCCAGTCGGCGGCCAGCGCCAGGCTCAGTCCAGCGCCCAGCGCGTAGCCGGTGATCGCCGCCACCGTCGGCTTGGGAATCGCCGCCACCGCATCGAGCGCATCGCGGCGCAGCCGGTCGGCGCCCTCGGCCTCGGCGCGGTTCAGCGTGCGCAGTTCGGGGACGTCGTCGCCTGCGGAGAAGATCTCGTGCCCGCCGAACAGGATCACCGTCGCGATGTCGGCGCGGTCGCCCACCTCGGCGGCCGCGTCGATGAGCTCGCGGTACGTCTGCCTGGTCAGACCGTTGGTCGGTGGGCGTGACACCAGCAGCACCCCTACTCCTCTGTGCTGCTCGCCGACGTGCACGTTGACAAACTCGCGCACCTCAGTCGCCGCCGTAACCCTGCGGGGCGCGACGGTTGCGGGCCTCGTTGTACCGATCGCTGTTGAAGAACTCGATCTCCCAGTTACCTCCGCGCACAGCGAGATTGGGTTGGACCACCACGATCTGGCGTTCCAGCGCCAGAACCTCGCCGACCGAGCGCCCCGCCAGCGAGTCCAGTTGCGTCCAGGTCGGCGGCAGCAGGAACGAGCGGGCCTCGGCGAAGTCCTCGATGGCGGCCTCCGGACTGGTCCAGGCGGCGTGATCGGATTCGGTGTTGTGGCCGTCGGCCCGCTGGCCTTCCGGCAGGGCGCCGACGAAGAAGTAGGTGTCGTAGCGGCGGGTGCGCTCTTCCTCGGGGGTGACCCAGTTGGCCCACGGCCGCAGCAGGTCGGCGCGCAGTACCAAATTCTCCCGGCGCAGGAAGTCCGAGAACGACAGGCTGCGGTCGACCAGGGCGCCGCGCGCCTCCCGATAGACCGACGCATCGGCGACGATGCCGTCCGGATCGCCGGCCGGTCCGGCGAACAGCACCCCGGACTCCTCGAACGTCTCGCGGGCCGCGGCGCACACCAGCGCTTCGGCGAGGTCCTCGTCGATGCCGAACCGGGTGGCCCACCAGTCCGGTCCCGGCCCGTACCAGGCGATGTCGGAGTTACGGTCGCGGTCATCGACACCGCCGCCCGGGAACACCATCACCCCGCCGGCGAACTCCATCGCACTATGCCGGCGCATGAGGAAAACCTCGACGCCGTCGGCCGGGGTGTCCCGGATCAGCATGACCGTCGCCGCCGGGCGC
Coding sequences within:
- a CDS encoding esterase → MRISHLATLLVFGVLIAEQSIAVAGAATDCAAMSGTMEAGNVCHVHTAASGYTMDLRFPTDYADEQAVLDYLTQNREGFINVAQMPSIRNVPYEMDVTTESFTSGPPPGATQSVVLKLFQDVGGARPTTWYKAFTYDVAHRKPVTFETLFPPDAKVLNTIFPIVQADLERQTGLTGVIATGDGLDPSHYQNFAITDDAVIFYFGQGELLPSDAGATSASVPRTALPPLQLT
- a CDS encoding NUDIX hydrolase; translated protein: MSDKPEPLPVRPAATVMLIRDTPADGVEVFLMRRHSAMEFAGGVMVFPGGGVDDRDRNSDIAWYGPGPDWWATRFGIDEDLAEALVCAAARETFEESGVLFAGPAGDPDGIVADASVYREARGALVDRSLSFSDFLRRENLVLRADLLRPWANWVTPEEERTRRYDTYFFVGALPEGQRADGHNTESDHAAWTSPEAAIEDFAEARSFLLPPTWTQLDSLAGRSVGEVLALERQIVVVQPNLAVRGGNWEIEFFNSDRYNEARNRRAPQGYGGD
- a CDS encoding enoyl-CoA hydratase, yielding MREFVNVHVGEQHRGVGVLLVSRPPTNGLTRQTYRELIDAAAEVGDRADIATVILFGGHEIFSAGDDVPELRTLNRAEAEGADRLRRDALDAVAAIPKPTVAAITGYALGAGLSLALAADWRVSGDNVKLGATEILAGLVPGGGGAERLAGAIGPARAKELAFSGRFVDAKESLALGLIDEMVAPDHVFDAAAAWAGRFVDAEPSALAGAKALIDGRLDAREQAQRYGQVFSAGDGS
- a CDS encoding class I SAM-dependent methyltransferase; the encoded protein is MTTIDPAPQPHATAEQVEAALKDSKLAQILYHDWEAESYDDKWSISYDKRCVDYARNLFDATVPPEELRELPYDRALELGCGSGFFLLNLIQAGVARRGSVTDLSPGMVKVATRNGENLGLDIDGRVADAEGVPYEDNTFDLVVGHAVLHHIPDVEKSLREVVRVLKPGGRFVFAGEPTSVGNTYARSLSTLTWRVATNATKLPGLQGWRRPQAELDESSRAAALEAVVDLHTFDPADLERMARSAGAVEVSTSTTEFTAAMLGWPLRTFEAAVPPGKLGWGYAKFAFNSWIGLSWVDDNLWRRVVPKGWYYNVMITGVKPS
- a CDS encoding THUMP-like domain-containing protein, which encodes MVLQRHDHRGQAVLTFGRDDVTYLTSDAGVAALAEVAGYRLTDSTRLADITAIRDRFAERATALVETTLLRRKAVAKLGDLGEVSQWLFTDDALQQATAEPVARHRAARLAGAVVHDATCSIGTELAALRSTAAALVGSDIDEVRLAMARHNVPDVALCRADALHPVSRAAVVLLDPARRSGGRRRFDPRDYVPPLDALFDVYRGCPTVVKCAPGIDFEAVAEMGFEGEIEVTSAGGSVREACLWSPALATPGVRRRACVLDRGEVITDADPDDCPTRPTGRWIVDPDGAIVRAGLVRHYAARHGLWQLDPEIAYLSGDHVPAGVRGFEVLDELPLREKILRQALSQRDCGQLEILVRGVGVDPDALRRRLRPAGRASLSLVITRIGAGAGERSAVFLCRASAANT